From the genome of Marinicella rhabdoformis:
ATACCCCATTGGTGATGCCAATAAAAGTAACACCATGGACGCGGTAGTGGCCTCAACTCAAGCCACTGGGTTTCAAATCAATTCCACCTTGCTTGATCATTTCTTGGTTTGGAATGACTGCTATGCCAAAGCGGCCATAGACAGCCCCATCAGAGGTCACAGAAAATATGAATGGGTTATGGGCTTGCTCAAAAGCCAGTCTGTTCAAATGCTACCACAAGGCAATGTCGGTGAATTGTTTGATGTATTAGAAAGCAAGCCAGTATCATCCGGTGATGAAATCATCTCTGAAGGTGATCCAGGGGATTATTGCTATATATTGGCCAGAGGTCAGGCAGAAGTTTATAAATGCGGCTCTAATGGTGAATTCAAAGTAGCAGATCTTGGTCCCGGCGACTTATTCGGAGAAAGTGCTTTGGTCAGCGAAGAACCCAGAAATGCTTCGGTTCGCATGAGTTCAGATGGCTTGGTGATGTGGCTTTCAGGTAAAACCTTTGGCAAATTACTTAAAGCCCATGTGGTGCGTTGGATTACAGCAGAAGAAACCTTAGAGAAAATCACCCAAGGTGCCACCCT
Proteins encoded in this window:
- a CDS encoding cyclic nucleotide-binding domain-containing protein, producing the protein MISVEELQEYYPFNKIQFKFFPLLLKELEFFGVQKGEKLYAINRRAENTKYLTKGVIQVTTDKGREKTIKSTSLQSKYPIGDANKSNTMDAVVASTQATGFQINSTLLDHFLVWNDCYAKAAIDSPIRGHRKYEWVMGLLKSQSVQMLPQGNVGELFDVLESKPVSSGDEIISEGDPGDYCYILARGQAEVYKCGSNGEFKVADLGPGDLFGESALVSEEPRNASVRMSSDGLVMWLSGKTFGKLLKAHVVRWITAEETLEKITQGATLLDVRERDEFQQMGIQGCLNIPVNEIYSKLSTIDKSRTIITCSDMGSRCASAAFTLATKGYDVYALQGGINGLIRTLDRLA